A DNA window from Camelina sativa cultivar DH55 chromosome 17, Cs, whole genome shotgun sequence contains the following coding sequences:
- the LOC104757768 gene encoding uncharacterized protein LOC104757768, translating to MKMRYGEIRRRDKGVPIGCNCGAVLLVATSNDPTTRGERYFSCPYDITDGPGQGCGFRKWWTDAVREEFRVTQEEKNEMKQDLDATKKRIEIQEEMILYLEKKYDALEKKFESLNKYL from the exons atgaaaatgaggtaCGGCGAAATCCGGAGGCGAGACAAGGGCGTTCCAATCGGGTGTAATTGCGGTGCGGTGCTTCTCGTTGCCACTTCTAATGATCCTACCACGAGAGGAGAACGTTATTTCAGTTGTCCGTATGACATCACagat GGTCCCGGTCAAGGCTGCGGTTTCAGGAAGTGGTGGACTGATGCAGTGCGCGAAGAGTTTAGGGTTActcaggaggagaagaatgagatgaagcaGGACTTGGATGCAACCAAGAAGCGCAtcgagattcaagaagaaatgatcttgtatttggaaaagaaatatgacgcgctggagaagaagtttgagagcttgaacaagTATCTGTGA